The DNA sequence AGGCGATTCCCTCCCTCATCGAAATGCATGACGCAAAAAAGGACAGACTCCCCCCTTTGCGAAAAAGAGAGGCTCTGTCCTGGCACCTGAAAGTTTCCCGTCGGCCGCTTGCCTGCGCCTTGGCGGCAGCGAGGTCCCGACGGTTTCCCCTTGGGTGGCCCGCCGATAGGCAGGCGCTCTCCAGAGCTGCGTCAAGCAAGAGTCTTTTTGCCTGAGAGATTCGCGTTTCCGCTTGCTCCTTCGGCGCTACATTCCGTAGTCTCTCCCCTTGCCGTCATCCGCCGATCAATAAAATTTTCCAAAGCGGGCATACTAAGAAACGCCCTTGACCGCCATTCATGCGAATGTTCTAAATTTATACTACCATTAACCACTCAAAAAGGGCAATAGGAAATGATCGAACTTTTATAGAAATTAGTCATCAAAATGTTCTTGTTTTGTCTAACAAAGAGGGTTTTTACGGAATAAACATTCGTTACAAGGGAAGGGGATGGACATGAACATTGCGATCGAAATGGACGAGACGTGGAAAAAGGAATTTCTTGAGCGCATTGAAAAAGACGGGCCGTGGGCAAGCTGGGAAATGTATGAGCTGGCGTTAGAGGCAGCCCATCATTTAAGCGTGCCGGAATTTGACGGCCTGCAGGCGCCTAAGCACTTGCCGCATTTGACGATCCTCCCGCACCAGCTCGAAGTGGCGCGCCGCGTCGTTGAAGAGATGAACGGCAAAGCGATTTTGGCCGATGAAGTCGGACTTGGCAAAACGATTGAAGCCGGGCTCGTCCTAAAAGAGTATATGATTCGCGGCCTTGTGAAAAAAGCGCTCATTCTCGTTCCCGCCTCCCTTGTTTCACAATGGGTGAAAGAATTGAACGAAAAGTTTTTCATCCCGGCCGTCCAGCAAAAAAAGAGCTACATCTGGGAACAGTGCGACATTGTGGTTTCTTCGATCGATACAGCGAAAAAGGAGCCGCACCGCTCCATCATTTACGAACAGCCATACGATATGATCATCATCGACGAGGCGCACAAACTGAAAAACAACAAAACGAAAAACTACGAGTTTGTGCAAAATTTAAAAAAGAAGTTTTGTTTGTTGCTGACGGCGACGCCGATTCAAAACCGGATTGAGGAAATCTTCAACCTCGTCTCACTTTTGAAGCCGGGCCATTTAGGCAACGCCGAGCAGTTTGCCAAAACATACGGCAAAACAAGGGCGGTGCAGGCGAACGAGCATTTAAAAGCGCTCGTCAACAAAGTAATGATCCGCAACCGCCGCGCCGATACACCGATCGAATGGTCGAAGCGCCATGTCGAGCCGGTGTTGATCGAGTTTACGGATGAAGAGCGCGAACTGTACGAAGCAGTGAGGGCGCTCCGCCATGAGCCGTTCGCCGGTTCGTTTTCGCTCATTACGCTGCTTCGCGAGGCGTGCAGCAGCCGTGAAGCGCTGTTTTTAACCATAAAAAATATGATGGAGAAATGCGAAGGAGCCATTCCTGAAGCGCTTGAGCAGGTGCTGGAAAAAATCAACGCCGTCACGACGAATTCAAAGGCGGAAAAAGCGCTTGAACTGATCCGCTCCATTAACGATAAGGTGATTATTTTTACGGAATACCGGGCGACACAGCTGTATTTGCAATGGTTTTTAAAACAGCACGGCATTTCATCCGTCCCGTTTCGCGGCGGCTTCCGGCGCGGCAAAAAAGACTGGATGCAGGAACTGTTTAAACACCACGCCCAAGTGTTCATCGCCACCGAAGCGGGCGGCGAGGGCATCAACTTGCAATTTTGCCGCTATGTCATCAACTACGACTTGCCGTGGAACCCGATGCGCCTTGAGCAGCGGATCGGCCGCGTCCATCGCCTCGGGCAGACAGATGACGTTTACATTTACAACTTCGCCGTCAAACAGACAGTCGAAGAGCATATTTTAACGCTTCTCTATGAGAAAATCCGCTTGTTCGAGCGGGTAGTCGGCGAGATGGACGACATTTTGGCGAAAATGAACCTCGCCAACTTGGAACGCTACTTCGAAGACGCCTTCGTTCATTCACGGAGCGAAGGGGAGATGAAAATCAAAATGGAAAACATCGTCGCGATGATCGAGCTGGCGGAGCAGCTCGGAAAGGAAGGAGGCAAACGGCATGCAGCAACATGAAATCCGTCGTTTTGTGGAGCGTTATTTTGCCGCCAACGGGTGCACGTTGTTGGAAGCGAATGACGACTATATGACGGTCCAGCTGACGCCAGAAATGGATAAAGAGCTGATGAACCGGCCGTTTTACTGGCATTACATCGAACGGACGGGCGGCGTCCCGCAGCCGATGCAGCTCACGCTGATTACCCGCCCGAGCGAACGGACGGAAAAGCTGAAAGGCGACCGGCTTCATTTCGGGGCGCCGCGGCTGCATCAGCTGTTCCGCTCGGCGCAAAAACGCGGCAGCTTCATTCGTTTGTACGAAGAGCCGGACGCCCCGCTCGCCAGCCATGCCGCCCTTCATCCATGGCTTGGGATGAACGTTGTCATTTCCTACGAATGCGACCGAAAAAAAGATGCCATCGTCTCTCTCGGCCTTCATCTCATCAGCGGCACGATCATCGAATCGTTCCACGAGCGGCTCCGCGCGCGCCGGCTGACGCCGAAAATCCCGGACTATTGTTTTACAATTTCGCCGCTCATTAAGCCGCCAAGCGGCATCGCCCGCCTCGAGCAATATATCCGCGGCCGCATTGCCGCCGACGATCATGCATGGGCCGAGGAAGCGCGCCGGCGCTGGGCCGACGATTTAGCTTTGCTTGATGAGTTTTACAAAGAGACGGAAGAAAAGCCGGAGTGTTATTATATCGAGAAAGAAGCGCTTGAAAAACAGTACAAGCCGCGCATCACCGTTTCCGTCATTAACGGCGGGCTGTTTTACTTGCTGCCTCGCACATCGTGAGCTGCCGTGCGAAAAGCCTGCAGCCTGAGCCCGGCGCGGATTCCGCCATCCCTCCCCATCAAAAACGCCCGCCGGCTGCAAGCCAGCGGGCGCCCATTACAGGCGGCGCCGAAACAACAAACGGAGCGAAAGCGGCACGATGCCGAACAAGCGGTAAGAGAGCGGCGGCCGCTCTTGTTTGCGCGCGCTCCGCCGCCGCGCCCGCTCCTCTTTTGGCATATCCATATACGTGACGAACCGCTGGGTGACAAATTTGACATAGTCGTTGACTGCCATCGAAGCCCCCCCTTTTTTCTTTTAGTTTTTCCTCATCTTTCCTTTTTTAACCGTTTTCCGAAAGAAGTCCCCTCCTCAAGAAACGTAAATGGCACAGCCCGATGAGTAGGCGGGAGATGAATTTCGGCCGGCGGAGCAGTTCACCCGTTTTGCTCCGTCCATTCCGTAATATCGAGCGATGGAAGGGCAACGGTGAAGGCGACCGTCCGCTGCAGTCCGGCCGCCGAGCGAACCGTCAAGAAAACCCGGACGCTCGCCTCCGTTTCCTTTTGCCACCGGCAGACCGCCTCCCCGCGCGGATACGTCCACTTTCCTTCCTGTTTCGTTGTCACAGCAGCCGTTGCTGCAATTTGTTCCTTTACATCAAACACCGCCATTTGCACGAGCTCGTCCGCCTCAGCCGCCTGCCGGACGGCGTGCGCCGCCTTCTGCTCCGCCTCGTATAAAAGTGCGGCATTCGTCATAAAAAACGCTAGCAGCAACGCGACGACCGCGACAAGCGGGAAAATCACCCCATCTTGGCGGCCCATTTGTCCTCCCCCCTTACGTCTTTTCCTCCTTGCCGACACCGCGCAAAGCATGAGGCCATAAAGCCTCAATGATGCGCTCGCTTCGTTCCAGGCTTAGCGCCGCCTTGCCTAAAACATCCGCGCCACAAACGCGTCGCACACCTTGCCGTCATCGGCTGTCACTTGCAAAAACAAGCCATGGGCGCCGATGCGATAGGACACCGCCCGCACATGGCGGAGCGCCGTCTCGTAGCCTGCTCCATTCACTTGACGAATCAGTTCCGCTTTTGGTGCAACCAACGAGAAACTGACCGTCTCGCCATTCCATTTGTGTAAGTACAGCACACGGCCATCCGTCGACCATTTTTTCGCTTCATTCAACTCGATTTGCAGCTGCTGCAAAAACAGCCTCCATTCCAAGCGCGCAAATCCGTCGCTCGGCTCTGCGGCGAGCGGGCGGACAGCAAGCAGCGCCGGGATGACCGCGGCCACCGCTAAAGCAACAGCCAAGGCCATCAATGCCTCAAGCAATGCAAACCCGCCTTCCTTACTTCCTATCGCTTGCTGTACCCGCACCGTTCTTTTTCGCGGCCGGCATAATCGTTCCAACGCACACAGACTTTCCACATCCGCCCTCCTTCCTCATACGCCCGAAGCCGAAACACCGTCCGCCCAATCGATGCCTTCGTTTCACCAACAAGCGGCTCCTCATACAGCGCAATGGCCAGCAGCCGCTGCGCTTGTTCTTCAAGAGCGAGGTTGTTCCGTTCAAGCTCCATTTGCATCAACATAGGCAGAAAAACGGCGGCCGCCGTCCATAACAGCGCCAACGCGAACAACGCTTCCATGAGCAAAAATCCGCGGCTACATTTTTTGCACATAAAACCGCCCCTTCCCGAGCAAAAACGTCACCTTGTAGCTGCCCCGGCCGCTTTTCACCCAAACAGTTCCCGCTTGCTCGATATTGCCATTATCGGTAAAGATGAGCGGATTACGGAGCGTGCCGAGCTGAAACCGCCAAGGCGCAGGAAGCGAGCGGACAACGACTGTCCGGCCGCTTCCTCCTTCGACCGCCCTATACTCACCGCGTCCATTGCTGAAAAAGACGGACACCTTCCTCCGATGGGCGATGGCGTGCTGCTGCGCGCTGTACAAGTCGACGCGCAGCACGGCCAGCATATGCGCTTCCTCCTGCTGGCGCACCGCCCCACCGAACGCCGGAACAGCCAACACCGACAGCAAAAGGACGACCGATAAAACGACCAGCATTTCAAGCAGCGTAAACCCGCCGTTACGAGCCACTTTCACTCACATCGCCGTTCGCGCTGATTTGGATGGCATGACCGTTCGGACATTTGTCCGACTTGATATAGCGGCCAGCGAGCAATTCCTGCACCGTCGGAATTTTGTTATGTTCCATCTCGTATGCCTTCACTTGCGCCTGCACGGTGTTCAGAAACGCTTCGCACCCTTTTTCGTTAATCATGCTGTTATGTTTCGCAATGTTCGGAATCGCAATGAGCAGCAGCACGGAAATGACCATCAGGACGATCAACATTTCAATGAGCGTAAACCCTTTTTGGTTCACAACTATTCCTCCTCGCTCGACAAATGTAGTTATCGCTTGTTTTACAAGCTGTTCAACATCGAAAACATTGGCAGCAAAATGGCCAAATACATGCCGACAATCAGCGCCCCGACAACCGACAGCAAAAGCGGCTGCACGAGCTTCAGCGCAGCCTCGGCCCGTTTTTCGATCATCTGCAGCAAAAACTCGCTGTAATGTTCAAGTTCTTTGCCAAGCTCGCCGTTCGACTGGCCGTGGCGGATGACAAGCGCCAGCTCTTGTTCGTAATAGCGGGCGGCGCCGATTAATCTGTCAAGCGCCATCCCTTTCATCAACCCATGGCGAAGGCGCCGGCCTTCCATTTGCAAAAATGGCCAGGACGACGGCTCGCTGAACACGCCGAGCGCATCATAAACCGACAACCCGGCCTGCAGCAAGCGCCCGAGCTGTCGGGCAGTCAGGCAGGTGAGGAACAGTCTCAGAAACGAAGCAAGCCCTGGAATTCGCAAGGCGAATTGAAGTTTTCGGGAGACCGGCCAGCGGCGGAAATAAGCGGTGTAAAACAGCCCAGAGAACACCGCCAAGACGGCGATGGCCGCCATCGCCATAGGGGCATGGGCGACCACCGCAAGCAGCCAAGCGGTGTGCCCGCGTTGTGGAGAAAACGCCGCCGCCGCCCGTTCAAACTGCGGCAGCAGCCACCATTCCATCAAGACGAGCATGATGATGAGCAAAGAAAGAAGGAACAGCGGATAGCGGCTGAAGCGGTGAAGCTGCTCGTAGAAGCGCGCTTTTTGCGCCAGCGCTTCCCCTGTCTCTGCCATGCCGCGCGGTAAATCGCCATGCCGTTCGGCAAAAAAGAGAAGGTTAACCGCCATGCGGTCGACCGACAGCGCTTCGACAGCCGCAAACAGCGGCAGCCCGGCGCGCAGCTGCTGCAAACAGCGTTCCACTTCCATCCGGCGGTGTGTGGGAGCCTGAATGGCCAAAAACTCAAGCGCTTGCCCAAGGGGGTAACCGCGCTCGAGCAACCGGCCGAGCCGAGTGAAAAACAACGCCTGTTCAGCGAGCGGCCACATTTTGCGTTTCATCTTTCTCCCCCTCCGACGAGCTCAAGCATGCGAACGGGCAGGTAGCCGAGCGCAATCCCCTTGCGGATCAAGCGCGCCAGCGTCATATAAGAGCGCTTTGGCTTCCCTCTCCCATTGGAGAGGGAACGAATCACGTCCTCCAGCGCTGAACCGCAAAGCAACTCATAAACAGCCGTGCGCCGGCGTCGTCCAAGACGGCCGCACGATGGATGGCAATCGTCGCCGCACAGCGGGCAGCAAAGCTCGACAAGCCGCTGGGCAGAGACGGCAAGCAGCGTCTCGGCCAAATCGCCGAGCGGAATGCCGAATTCATGCAGCCGGTAGACGGCGCCGACTGCATCGGCGGCGTGCATCGTCGAGACGACCAAATGGCCGCTCAACGCTGAACGGATGGCAATGGCCGCCGTATCATGATCGCGGATCTCGCCGACCATCAACACATCCGGGTCATGGCGCAGCGCCGCTTTTAACCCGGCGGCGTATGTGATGCCTGCTTTTTCATTGATTTGCACTTGCAACAATCGTTCGTTCTGTTTTTCGATCGGATCTTCAAGCGTGATGATGTTGCGTTGCCTTTCAGCTTGGCAAAGATCAAGAAGGGTGTAGAGGGTCGTCGTTTTTCCCGACCCCGTCGGGCCGGTCAACAGCACAAGCCCTTGCGGATGCTGCATGAA is a window from the Geobacillus stearothermophilus ATCC 12980 genome containing:
- the comGF gene encoding competence type IV pilus minor pilin ComGF encodes the protein MLEALMALAVALAVAAVIPALLAVRPLAAEPSDGFARLEWRLFLQQLQIELNEAKKWSTDGRVLYLHKWNGETVSFSLVAPKAELIRQVNGAGYETALRHVRAVSYRIGAHGLFLQVTADDGKVCDAFVARMF
- the comGA gene encoding competence type IV pilus ATPase ComGA, with the translated sequence MLNEIEQTANRLLAEAVQRRASDLHLVPRRRDAAVRLRLDGMLVDVGVLSKETAERLIAHFKFLAGMDIGERRRPQSGAMEVAEFGETVYLRLSTLPTLYDESLVIRLLPQRFSLPLRELSLFFRSTARLFSFMQHPQGLVLLTGPTGSGKTTTLYTLLDLCQAERQRNIITLEDPIEKQNERLLQVQINEKAGITYAAGLKAALRHDPDVLMVGEIRDHDTAAIAIRSALSGHLVVSTMHAADAVGAVYRLHEFGIPLGDLAETLLAVSAQRLVELCCPLCGDDCHPSCGRLGRRRRTAVYELLCGSALEDVIRSLSNGRGKPKRSYMTLARLIRKGIALGYLPVRMLELVGGGER
- a CDS encoding DEAD/DEAH box helicase; this encodes MNIAIEMDETWKKEFLERIEKDGPWASWEMYELALEAAHHLSVPEFDGLQAPKHLPHLTILPHQLEVARRVVEEMNGKAILADEVGLGKTIEAGLVLKEYMIRGLVKKALILVPASLVSQWVKELNEKFFIPAVQQKKSYIWEQCDIVVSSIDTAKKEPHRSIIYEQPYDMIIIDEAHKLKNNKTKNYEFVQNLKKKFCLLLTATPIQNRIEEIFNLVSLLKPGHLGNAEQFAKTYGKTRAVQANEHLKALVNKVMIRNRRADTPIEWSKRHVEPVLIEFTDEERELYEAVRALRHEPFAGSFSLITLLREACSSREALFLTIKNMMEKCEGAIPEALEQVLEKINAVTTNSKAEKALELIRSINDKVIIFTEYRATQLYLQWFLKQHGISSVPFRGGFRRGKKDWMQELFKHHAQVFIATEAGGEGINLQFCRYVINYDLPWNPMRLEQRIGRVHRLGQTDDVYIYNFAVKQTVEEHILTLLYEKIRLFERVVGEMDDILAKMNLANLERYFEDAFVHSRSEGEMKIKMENIVAMIELAEQLGKEGGKRHAAT
- the comGB gene encoding competence type IV pilus assembly protein ComGB, whose protein sequence is MKRKMWPLAEQALFFTRLGRLLERGYPLGQALEFLAIQAPTHRRMEVERCLQQLRAGLPLFAAVEALSVDRMAVNLLFFAERHGDLPRGMAETGEALAQKARFYEQLHRFSRYPLFLLSLLIIMLVLMEWWLLPQFERAAAAFSPQRGHTAWLLAVVAHAPMAMAAIAVLAVFSGLFYTAYFRRWPVSRKLQFALRIPGLASFLRLFLTCLTARQLGRLLQAGLSVYDALGVFSEPSSWPFLQMEGRRLRHGLMKGMALDRLIGAARYYEQELALVIRHGQSNGELGKELEHYSEFLLQMIEKRAEAALKLVQPLLLSVVGALIVGMYLAILLPMFSMLNSL
- a CDS encoding YqhG family protein, giving the protein MQQHEIRRFVERYFAANGCTLLEANDDYMTVQLTPEMDKELMNRPFYWHYIERTGGVPQPMQLTLITRPSERTEKLKGDRLHFGAPRLHQLFRSAQKRGSFIRLYEEPDAPLASHAALHPWLGMNVVISYECDRKKDAIVSLGLHLISGTIIESFHERLRARRLTPKIPDYCFTISPLIKPPSGIARLEQYIRGRIAADDHAWAEEARRRWADDLALLDEFYKETEEKPECYYIEKEALEKQYKPRITVSVINGGLFYLLPRTS
- the comGC gene encoding competence type IV pilus major pilin ComGC — translated: MNQKGFTLIEMLIVLMVISVLLLIAIPNIAKHNSMINEKGCEAFLNTVQAQVKAYEMEHNKIPTVQELLAGRYIKSDKCPNGHAIQISANGDVSESGS
- a CDS encoding YqzE family protein, coding for MAVNDYVKFVTQRFVTYMDMPKEERARRRSARKQERPPLSYRLFGIVPLSLRLLFRRRL
- the comGD gene encoding competence type IV pilus minor pilin ComGD; translated protein: MKVARNGGFTLLEMLVVLSVVLLLSVLAVPAFGGAVRQQEEAHMLAVLRVDLYSAQQHAIAHRRKVSVFFSNGRGEYRAVEGGSGRTVVVRSLPAPWRFQLGTLRNPLIFTDNGNIEQAGTVWVKSGRGSYKVTFLLGKGRFYVQKM
- the comGG gene encoding competence type IV pilus minor pilin ComGG yields the protein MGRQDGVIFPLVAVVALLLAFFMTNAALLYEAEQKAAHAVRQAAEADELVQMAVFDVKEQIAATAAVTTKQEGKWTYPRGEAVCRWQKETEASVRVFLTVRSAAGLQRTVAFTVALPSLDITEWTEQNG